The Vicinamibacterales bacterium DNA window GACAATGCCGGCGTCCGCTTCCCCGCGCGCCACCGCGCGGCCGACCGTCGCCGCCGTATCCGGATAGTCGACGGACGTGCTGCCATCGACCCCCATGTCGTCGACCGCCAGCCCTCGCCCGCGTAAGTGCTGCACGATCGCCGCGCGCAGCTTCACGCCGGTGTGGTCGCTGACGACGGCCACGCGGCGGATGTCCGCCTTCGGCGCCAGATCCGCGGGAATCGCCGGGTCGACCGATCCGGCCGGCACCACCGTCACCCGCCGCTCGCGCAGCGTGTCCGCCGCCAGCGGAGTGATGTGCCCGCCCCGGGCAAGCTCCACGGTCGCGCCGCGCTCGAGCTGCCGCGCATCCGCCTCGGTGATGATCTCGAATGTCTTCGTCATCGGCTATCGGCCGAACCTCGACCCTCGAACCTCGTCACTGCTGCAGCACCGCAATGTGCGGCAGATTGCGATACTTCTCCGCGTAATCCAACCCGTAGCCGACGACGAAATGATCGTCGATCGTGAACCCGATGTAATCCACCTTCACGTCCACCTTCCGCCGCGACGGCTTGCTCAACAGGCACGCCGTCCTGAGCGACTTCGGCGCCCGCGCCTTCAGGAGGTCCTGCAGGTAGTGCAGCGTCAAGCCGGTGTCGACGATGTCCTCGACGAGGATGACGTGGCGCCCCTCGACGTTGCTGTCGAGATCCTTCAGCACGCGCACCTGGCCGGACGAGGTCGTGCCTTTCCCGTAGCTCGACACCGCCATGAAGTCCATCGTGACGCGCTCGCTCATGGCCCGGACCAGGTCGGCCATGAACATGAATCCCCCCTTGAGGATCGCGACCAGGTGGATGCCTTCGCCGGCTGGATAATCGCGCTCGATTTCTTCCGCGAGAGTGTCGATGCGCCCCTGGATGTCGGTCTGGGAGATCAGGACGTTGGTAGTGGGCATGGAGTCTCTACTTGACGGCGGCGCGCACGCGCGACGCGAACAGGCGGGCCTCGGCCAGCACCTGCTTCGCCGGCAGTGTCAGCACGGTGCGCTCGCGCATCACCACCTTGCCGTTGACGATCGTCGTCCGCACGTCGTCGCCGCGGGTCACATACACGAGATGCGACACCGGGTCGTACATCGGCGTCTGCCGCGCGGCAGACATCGAGACGATGAGCAGATCGGCGCGCTTGCCGGGTTCGAGCGAGCCGATTTCCCTGTCCATCCCCAGCGCGCGGGCCCCGCCGATCGTCGCCATCTCGAGCGCAACCGGCGCGGCGACGGCGCGCGGGTCGTTGTTCTTCAGCTTGTGCAGGAACGCCGCCTGCCGCATCGCCTCGAACATGTCGAGATCGTTGTTGCTCGCCGCCCCGTCGGTGCC harbors:
- a CDS encoding RpiB/LacA/LacB family sugar-phosphate isomerase, with the translated sequence MTKTFEIITEADARQLERGATVELARGGHITPLAADTLRERRVTVVPAGSVDPAIPADLAPKADIRRVAVVSDHTGVKLRAAIVQHLRGRGLAVDDMGVDGSTSVDYPDTAATVGRAVARGEADAGIVIDGAGIGSAIAANKIRGIRAVMATDETIARYSREHNGANVLTLGSSLLQPDAALRIIDVWLSTPMTEARYIRRLVKVRRLEESF
- the hpt gene encoding hypoxanthine phosphoribosyltransferase; amino-acid sequence: MPTTNVLISQTDIQGRIDTLAEEIERDYPAGEGIHLVAILKGGFMFMADLVRAMSERVTMDFMAVSSYGKGTTSSGQVRVLKDLDSNVEGRHVILVEDIVDTGLTLHYLQDLLKARAPKSLRTACLLSKPSRRKVDVKVDYIGFTIDDHFVVGYGLDYAEKYRNLPHIAVLQQ